In the Streptomyces sp. f51 genome, one interval contains:
- a CDS encoding ANTAR domain-containing protein — MPKRFVVAASEFSELSRSDTGFELAEGLTAAAQQLHETTTPHATLRTAVGLAVRILPGVEYAGISVIEPKAHRQTLAWTDEVVRSADALNAGREHHPYWSRLWTAPVARIEDSAAADGAGDRALSGLGLRSVLSLRLRADRRRLTVLTAYARAPRAFDESATRIGRLFTAHVGIALDSATQREQLTEAMRTRDLIGQATGILMERLDIDASEAFASLVRTSQRENVKLRDLARRIVDAGEGE; from the coding sequence ATGCCGAAGAGGTTCGTGGTGGCTGCGTCTGAGTTTTCCGAATTGTCCCGTTCCGATACGGGTTTTGAGCTGGCCGAAGGCCTCACGGCCGCGGCCCAGCAGCTGCACGAGACAACGACTCCCCACGCCACCCTGCGCACGGCCGTCGGGCTGGCCGTGCGCATCCTCCCGGGCGTCGAGTACGCCGGGATCTCCGTCATCGAACCGAAGGCCCACCGGCAGACACTGGCCTGGACGGACGAGGTCGTCCGCTCCGCCGACGCGCTGAACGCGGGCCGCGAGCACCACCCGTACTGGAGCAGGCTGTGGACGGCTCCGGTCGCCCGGATCGAGGACAGCGCCGCGGCGGACGGGGCCGGGGACCGCGCGCTGTCGGGCCTCGGCCTGCGGTCGGTGCTGTCGCTGCGGCTGCGGGCCGACCGGCGCCGGCTGACCGTCCTGACGGCGTACGCGCGGGCGCCCCGCGCCTTCGACGAGTCGGCCACCCGGATAGGGCGGCTGTTCACCGCGCACGTCGGCATCGCGCTGGACTCGGCGACCCAGCGCGAGCAGCTCACCGAGGCGATGCGCACCCGCGATCTGATCGGCCAGGCCACGGGCATCCTCATGGAGCGGCTCGACATCGACGCGTCCGAGGCGTTCGCCAGCCTCGTACGCACCTCCCAGCGGGAGAACGTCAAGCTCCGTGACCTGGCCCGACGGATCGTCGACGCCGGCGAGGGCGAGTGA
- a CDS encoding PPOX class F420-dependent oxidoreductase: MAPHIATNTSVSLDELLDFVRPRHRAILLTRRADGGPQGSPLTCGVDDSGRVVVSTYPERAKTRNAKRDERVSLVVLSDEWNGPWVQIDGTAEVIDSPDSVEPLVEYYRNIAGEHPDWDEYRAAMRKQGKSIIRVTPVRWGPVATGGFPAHLAP; this comes from the coding sequence ATGGCACCCCACATCGCGACGAACACCTCCGTCTCCCTGGACGAGTTGCTGGACTTCGTCCGTCCCCGCCACCGGGCGATCCTGCTGACCCGCCGCGCCGACGGCGGACCCCAGGGCTCCCCGCTGACCTGTGGTGTCGACGACTCGGGCCGCGTCGTCGTCTCGACGTACCCCGAGCGGGCCAAGACCCGCAACGCCAAGCGGGACGAGCGGGTGAGCCTGGTCGTCCTCAGCGACGAGTGGAACGGGCCCTGGGTCCAGATCGACGGCACCGCCGAGGTGATCGACTCCCCGGACTCCGTCGAGCCCCTGGTCGAGTACTACCGGAACATCGCGGGTGAGCACCCGGACTGGGACGAGTACCGCGCGGCCATGCGCAAGCAGGGCAAGTCGATCATCCGCGTCACCCCCGTCCGCTGGGGCCCGGTGGCCACCGGCGGCTTCCCGGCCCACCTGGCTCCGTAG
- a CDS encoding TetR/AcrR family transcriptional regulator gives MVRAADGAGRPARTSVWLEGRAPRGRAVRHGGQPSGLDRERITATTVRLLDAEGPAKFSMRRLAAELNVTAMSVYWYVDTKDDLLELALDAVFGELELPDATSPEGWRDQLRALALGYRELPERHPWVSALIANYLNIGPCSTAFSACAQLVISNTGMPVEARPGATAAVLQFLYGSGTVGSRERDFASGLELLIAGIEVMVSRG, from the coding sequence ATGGTGAGGGCAGCCGACGGGGCGGGACGACCGGCGCGGACCAGTGTCTGGCTGGAGGGCAGGGCTCCCCGCGGGAGGGCCGTCCGGCACGGCGGCCAGCCGTCCGGGCTCGACCGGGAGCGGATCACCGCGACCACGGTGCGGCTCCTCGACGCGGAGGGGCCGGCGAAGTTCTCCATGCGACGGCTGGCCGCCGAACTGAATGTCACGGCCATGTCCGTGTACTGGTACGTCGACACCAAGGACGATCTGCTGGAGCTCGCGCTCGACGCCGTGTTCGGTGAGCTGGAGTTGCCGGACGCCACCTCGCCGGAGGGCTGGCGCGATCAGCTGCGGGCGCTGGCCCTCGGATACCGGGAGCTGCCGGAGCGCCACCCCTGGGTCTCGGCGCTGATCGCCAACTACCTGAACATCGGGCCGTGTTCCACCGCGTTCTCGGCCTGCGCGCAGCTCGTGATCTCGAACACCGGGATGCCGGTGGAGGCGCGGCCCGGGGCGACGGCGGCGGTTCTCCAGTTCCTGTACGGGTCCGGGACGGTCGGGAGCCGGGAGCGGGACTTCGCGTCCGGGCTCGAACTGCTGATCGCGGGGATCGAGGTCATGGTGTCCCGCGGCTGA
- a CDS encoding glycosyltransferase family 39 protein, producing MTTQPDTSTGTGSGLGPAWGPAASAPPPEHAPPTVAPGPGEPGRPFPYRVWRGRPEDPRWARPAFLGLLLATAVLYLYDLSASGYANSFYSAAVQAGSQSWKAFFFGSLDSANAITVDKPPASLWPMALSVRIFGLGSWAVLVPEVLMGVATVGVLYAAVRRRFGAAAGLIAGAVLALTPVAALMFRFNNPDAMLALLMTVTVSCVLRGLEDGRTKWLLWAGAAVGLAFLTKTLQAFLILPPLAVLYTVCAPVTVRKRFAQLGLSAAAMVVAGGWWVAIVELWPASSRPYIGGSQNNSFLELTFGYNGLGRINGDETGSVGGGGGAGGTGMWGETGWNRMFNSEIGGQISWLLPAALILLVGGLVLTRGAKRTDLTRASFLAWGGALLTTALVFSYMAGIFHQYYTVALAPYIAAVVGMGATVLWEERGKVWASLTLAGAVTATAAWGYVLLNRTPDYLPWLKWLVLLGGSTSALGLVFAARLGRRLALAAAGLGLAAALAGPTAYTLSTVDTGHTGSIVTAGPAGASMMGGRGGFPGGGTRGGFPGGGQSQRNGTGGMPNAPQGGGTFQPPAGGTGGLPGRNQGNGAAQGGNQQGGMPGGGTGEGGMPGGGAGGLLNGASVGSAAKALLSKNAGDYTWAAAAVGSQNSASYQLATGEPVMAIGGFNGTDPSPTLAQFKKYVTDGRIHYFISGGGMGGGMGGGTSGTASTSSQISSWVTANFKKVTVGSATFYDLTQPKSGS from the coding sequence ATGACGACACAGCCCGACACGAGCACCGGCACCGGCTCCGGCCTTGGACCCGCCTGGGGTCCGGCCGCCTCGGCGCCTCCCCCCGAGCACGCCCCGCCGACCGTCGCCCCCGGGCCCGGTGAACCCGGCCGGCCCTTCCCGTACAGGGTCTGGAGAGGACGGCCCGAGGACCCGCGCTGGGCGCGCCCCGCCTTCCTCGGTCTGCTGCTCGCCACGGCCGTGCTGTACCTGTACGACCTGAGCGCCTCCGGGTACGCCAACTCCTTCTACTCCGCGGCCGTGCAGGCCGGCAGTCAGAGCTGGAAGGCCTTCTTCTTCGGCTCGCTCGACTCGGCCAACGCCATCACCGTCGACAAGCCCCCGGCCTCGCTGTGGCCGATGGCCCTGTCGGTCCGGATCTTCGGCCTCGGCTCCTGGGCGGTCCTCGTCCCCGAGGTGCTGATGGGCGTGGCCACGGTCGGCGTCCTGTACGCGGCCGTGCGCCGCCGGTTCGGCGCCGCGGCGGGTCTGATCGCCGGCGCGGTGCTCGCGCTCACCCCGGTCGCCGCGCTGATGTTCCGGTTCAACAACCCGGACGCGATGCTCGCCCTGCTCATGACCGTCACGGTCTCCTGCGTGCTCCGCGGCCTGGAGGACGGCCGCACGAAGTGGCTCCTGTGGGCGGGCGCGGCGGTCGGTCTCGCCTTCCTCACCAAGACGCTCCAGGCCTTCCTGATCCTGCCGCCGCTGGCCGTGCTGTACACGGTCTGCGCGCCGGTGACCGTGCGCAAGCGGTTCGCGCAGCTCGGCCTCTCGGCGGCCGCCATGGTGGTCGCCGGCGGCTGGTGGGTCGCGATCGTCGAACTGTGGCCCGCCTCCTCCCGTCCGTACATCGGCGGTTCCCAGAACAACTCGTTCCTGGAGCTGACCTTCGGCTACAACGGCCTCGGCCGCATCAACGGCGACGAGACCGGCAGCGTCGGCGGCGGTGGCGGCGCCGGCGGCACCGGGATGTGGGGCGAGACCGGCTGGAACCGGATGTTCAACTCCGAGATCGGCGGCCAGATCTCCTGGCTGCTCCCGGCGGCCCTGATCCTGCTGGTGGGCGGCCTCGTCCTGACCCGCGGGGCGAAGCGGACGGACCTGACCCGGGCCTCGTTCCTCGCCTGGGGCGGCGCGCTGCTGACGACCGCGCTGGTCTTCAGCTACATGGCCGGCATCTTCCACCAGTACTACACGGTGGCCCTGGCCCCCTACATCGCCGCCGTGGTCGGCATGGGCGCGACGGTGCTGTGGGAGGAGCGGGGCAAGGTGTGGGCGTCGCTCACCCTCGCCGGAGCGGTCACGGCCACCGCCGCCTGGGGATATGTGCTCCTCAACCGCACCCCCGACTATCTGCCGTGGCTCAAGTGGCTGGTCCTGCTGGGCGGTTCGACCTCCGCGCTCGGTCTGGTCTTCGCGGCCCGGCTGGGCCGGCGGCTCGCCCTCGCGGCGGCCGGGCTCGGCCTCGCGGCCGCGCTCGCGGGCCCGACGGCGTACACGCTCTCCACGGTGGACACCGGGCACACCGGCTCCATCGTGACGGCGGGTCCGGCCGGGGCGAGCATGATGGGCGGCCGGGGCGGCTTCCCCGGTGGCGGCACGCGGGGCGGCTTCCCCGGTGGCGGCCAGAGCCAGCGGAACGGCACCGGCGGAATGCCGAACGCTCCGCAGGGCGGCGGCACTTTCCAGCCCCCGGCGGGCGGCACCGGTGGCCTCCCCGGCCGGAACCAGGGCAACGGCGCCGCCCAGGGCGGGAACCAGCAGGGCGGCATGCCCGGCGGCGGCACGGGTGAGGGCGGGATGCCCGGCGGCGGCGCGGGAGGACTGCTGAACGGCGCGTCCGTCGGCTCCGCGGCCAAGGCGCTGCTGTCGAAGAACGCGGGGGACTACACCTGGGCGGCCGCCGCGGTCGGTTCCCAGAACTCCGCCAGCTACCAACTGGCCACCGGCGAGCCGGTCATGGCGATCGGCGGCTTCAACGGCACCGACCCGTCGCCGACCCTGGCCCAGTTCAAGAAGTACGTGACGGACGGAAGGATCCACTACTTCATCTCGGGCGGCGGCATGGGCGGCGGCATGGGCGGCGGGACCTCGGGCACCGCCTCCACCTCCTCGCAGATCAGCTCGTGGGTCACGGCCAACTTCAAGAAGGTGACGGTGGGTTCGGCCACCTTCTACGACCTGACGCAGCCGAAGAGCGGCAGCTGA